A genomic segment from Ignavibacteriales bacterium encodes:
- a CDS encoding OmpA family protein, with product MKKIEGSIIILILAISIIIYGCGASNTVKGGVIGGVGGGVVGGVIGDQFGNTALGAIIGAAVGGTAGVLIGNHMDKQAEEIEKDIEGAKIERIGEGIKITFDSGILFGFDSSTLQPEAKTNISKLAVILKKYPDTNILIAGHTDSDGAEQYNQTLSEQRANAVSDYSMYQGISSSRLSVIGLGENEPISSNDTDYGKGLNRRVEIAIFANEELKAAAERGELN from the coding sequence ATGAAAAAAATTGAAGGCAGCATAATAATTCTAATATTAGCCATATCTATCATCATTTACGGTTGCGGTGCAAGCAATACAGTTAAAGGTGGAGTTATTGGCGGTGTTGGCGGTGGTGTGGTTGGTGGAGTTATTGGTGATCAATTCGGAAATACTGCCCTGGGCGCTATAATAGGTGCTGCTGTTGGTGGTACTGCGGGAGTTTTAATTGGAAACCATATGGACAAGCAAGCTGAAGAAATTGAAAAGGATATTGAAGGAGCTAAAATAGAAAGGATTGGCGAAGGTATAAAAATTACTTTTGATTCAGGCATCTTATTTGGATTTGACTCCTCAACTCTTCAACCTGAAGCCAAAACCAATATCAGTAAACTTGCTGTCATTCTTAAAAAATATCCCGATACCAATATTCTTATAGCCGGTCATACAGACTCTGATGGTGCGGAACAGTACAATCAAACATTATCGGAACAGAGAGCTAATGCAGTCTCAGATTATTCAATGTATCAAGGTATTAGTTCTTCACGACTTTCAGTTATCGGATTAGGCGAAAACGAGCCTATATCATCAAACGACACAGATTATGGGAAGGGGCTTAACAGAAGAGTTGAGATTGCAATTTTTGCAAATGAAGAACTTAAAGCTGCTGCCGAAAGAGGAGAACTAAACTGA
- a CDS encoding T9SS type A sorting domain-containing protein produces the protein MTLPGGSSFDALRLKESLTVAGMTSVSYLFISKSGAQVSLFASDPNPPLSGVINLEGYSYNGTFGITGVEEENELLINFSLDQNYPNPFNPSTKIKYTIPNVSLSEVEGSRVQLKVYDVLGNEVATLVNESKPVGTYEVEFNASNISSGVYFYKLQSGNFVETRKMILLK, from the coding sequence ATGACTTTGCCAGGCGGTTCAAGCTTTGATGCGTTAAGGTTAAAAGAATCACTAACCGTCGCCGGGATGACAAGTGTTTCATATTTATTTATATCAAAAAGCGGTGCGCAGGTAAGTCTATTTGCAAGTGATCCAAATCCACCATTAAGCGGAGTTATAAATCTAGAAGGCTATAGTTACAACGGAACTTTTGGAATCACCGGAGTTGAAGAAGAGAATGAGCTATTAATAAATTTCTCTCTTGATCAAAATTATCCAAATCCTTTTAATCCTTCAACAAAGATTAAATACACAATTCCAAATGTCAGCCTGAGCGAAGTCGAAGGCTCTAGAGTTCAGCTAAAAGTTTATGATGTATTAGGAAATGAAGTGGCAACTCTAGTTAACGAATCGAAACCAGTTGGAACTTATGAAGTAGAATTTAATGCATCAAATATTTCAAGCGGTGTTTATTTCTATAAACTTCAATCCGGAAATTTTGTTGAAACCAGGAAGATGATTTTACTGAAATAG
- a CDS encoding SBBP repeat-containing protein produces the protein MKAILIIIFSITIIFSISLKAQNIDLKWLDIYEGNNINGYPEVEIQDMLRSSAGDIYVTGYQRNEINISLDYVTIKYNSDGERQWIKTFDGPIGGGDVPSAIALDNFGNLYIAGYADWSGGFNNRDITVIKYSNNGDELWVRNFDGPGGSSDFVSDIELDNSNNILITGSSNSISSTDFVTLKYNSSGDFLWSKFYNGTGNAGDNAYEIELDNDDNIYITGSSFGVGTGRDIVTIKYNPNGDEVWIKRYNNDLANDGDSPSDMALDTFGNIYVTGSSEDVSNNDDYVTIKYNSNGDEVWVRRYNGTGNDYDGANAILIDRSGDIIITGESEGTSESNIVTIKYDTDGNEQWIKRFNASAAGNFIKSDNAGNIYVCGPGSQSQGENTKALIIKYNPSGEVEWYSYWSDQGSSTLPQGFLRDNRGNIYVAGSIFRVSPTDYDIFTAKFSEVIQTPPAFSKVMAGDSLTIQFGVPYWGGDSDISYVSNEGTQYETSNIIASNIPLGTTEYNWHVPADLLSYRTKIIVSNSFSPLQYIESDIFRVKPYIITKLDDTESFYIPYDITRDRWSFTNNRDSLWSQNWWQQFDYQNGLDPFTNSPYLNTQFDQGYLIVAFAGAKSSDFPRLGFFS, from the coding sequence ATGAAAGCAATATTAATAATAATTTTTTCGATCACAATTATTTTTTCAATTAGCTTAAAAGCACAAAACATAGATTTGAAATGGCTAGATATTTATGAAGGCAATAATATTAATGGTTATCCTGAAGTGGAAATACAGGATATGTTAAGAAGTAGTGCTGGCGATATTTATGTTACTGGATACCAAAGGAACGAAATTAACATTAGTCTTGACTATGTAACTATAAAATACAACTCAGATGGTGAAAGACAGTGGATTAAGACCTTTGATGGCCCAATTGGCGGAGGTGATGTTCCCTCAGCAATTGCACTAGATAACTTTGGTAATTTATACATTGCTGGTTATGCCGATTGGTCAGGAGGGTTTAATAATAGAGATATAACAGTAATTAAATATAGTAATAATGGAGATGAACTATGGGTTAGAAATTTTGATGGTCCTGGCGGGTCATCGGATTTTGTCTCTGACATTGAATTGGATAATTCGAATAACATTCTCATAACTGGCAGTTCTAATTCCATTAGTTCAACAGATTTTGTCACCTTAAAATATAACTCCTCCGGAGATTTTCTATGGTCTAAATTTTATAATGGTACTGGAAATGCGGGTGATAACGCATATGAAATTGAATTAGATAATGACGATAATATTTATATTACAGGATCAAGCTTTGGTGTTGGAACGGGAAGGGACATCGTTACAATAAAATATAATCCTAATGGTGATGAGGTATGGATTAAAAGATATAATAATGATTTGGCGAATGATGGAGATTCTCCTTCTGATATGGCATTAGATACATTTGGAAATATTTATGTTACAGGCAGTAGTGAAGATGTTTCGAACAATGATGATTATGTTACAATAAAATATAATTCCAATGGTGATGAAGTATGGGTTAGAAGATATAACGGCACGGGCAATGATTACGATGGAGCGAATGCTATTCTAATTGATCGATCTGGAGATATTATTATTACGGGTGAGAGCGAAGGGACATCTGAAAGTAATATTGTTACAATAAAATATGACACCGACGGAAATGAACAATGGATAAAACGTTTCAATGCTTCTGCGGCAGGAAATTTTATTAAATCTGATAATGCTGGAAATATTTATGTATGCGGTCCAGGTTCTCAATCACAGGGTGAAAATACAAAGGCACTGATAATTAAATACAATCCATCGGGTGAAGTCGAATGGTACAGTTACTGGTCAGATCAGGGCAGTTCAACTTTACCTCAGGGATTTTTACGGGATAATCGAGGCAATATTTATGTAGCTGGATCTATTTTTAGAGTTTCTCCAACTGATTATGATATTTTCACAGCGAAATTCAGTGAAGTAATTCAGACACCACCCGCATTTAGCAAAGTAATGGCAGGAGATTCTTTAACAATCCAATTTGGTGTGCCTTATTGGGGTGGCGATTCAGATATTTCATATGTTAGTAATGAGGGCACGCAGTATGAAACTTCTAATATTATTGCTTCAAATATACCTTTAGGTACTACAGAATATAATTGGCATGTACCTGCTGATTTATTGTCTTACCGAACAAAAATAATTGTTAGTAATTCATTTTCTCCATTGCAATATATTGAAAGTGATATATTTCGTGTAAAACCATATATAATAACAAAATTAGATGATACGGAAAGTTTTTATATCCCTTACGATATCACAAGGGACAGATGGAGTTTTACAAATAATAGGGATAGTTTGTGGTCTCAGAACTGGTGGCAGCAATTTGATTACCAGAATGGCTTAGATCCCTTTACTAATTCTCCTTACTTAAATACTCAATTTGACCAGGGTTATCTTATTGTTGCATTTGCTGGGGCAAAATCATCCGATTTCCCCCGACTGGGTTTCTTTAGTTAG
- a CDS encoding T9SS type A sorting domain-containing protein: MKITNSQGQSIGYYNGFLIEDIPGAEPIIEINGSLGPPNGYELPLDNYSIETNKFTNDTVAVYFFGGQKSFIISRFGADSLETDQHYFDGGVSFKNPDLLAKSIRIENLIGEAGQDKIFILNSISVPQNDSVKVENPDNEKLKFISYGSNQQYDIQLNFVSENELGLFGYSDIDLPAHSAHTFVPDWTDLTNLELQVLVDIGNDGTIDDTLTLFNQVTGLQNHGSLQPNEFRLEQNYPNPFNPNTKIKYTIPNVSQSGVEGSRVQLKVYDVLGNEVATLVNETKPAGTYEVEFNASNLSSGVYFYKLQSGSFVETRKMILLK, encoded by the coding sequence ATGAAGATTACAAATAGTCAGGGACAATCCATTGGCTATTATAATGGTTTCCTTATCGAAGATATTCCCGGGGCAGAGCCAATTATTGAAATAAACGGAAGCTTAGGTCCGCCGAATGGTTATGAGTTACCACTAGACAACTACTCCATAGAAACCAATAAATTTACGAATGATACCGTGGCAGTTTACTTCTTTGGTGGACAAAAATCATTTATAATATCTAGGTTTGGAGCTGATAGTCTTGAAACAGATCAACATTATTTCGATGGCGGTGTTTCCTTCAAGAATCCTGATCTGCTAGCTAAATCAATTAGAATAGAAAATCTTATAGGAGAAGCAGGACAGGACAAAATATTTATATTAAATTCAATATCAGTACCACAAAATGATTCCGTTAAAGTTGAAAATCCAGATAATGAAAAACTTAAATTCATCTCTTACGGTTCAAACCAACAATACGATATTCAACTAAATTTTGTTTCAGAAAATGAACTTGGTTTATTCGGATATTCTGATATTGATCTGCCTGCTCATTCAGCACATACGTTTGTACCTGATTGGACAGATTTAACGAATCTTGAATTGCAAGTGCTTGTTGATATTGGCAACGATGGTACGATAGACGATACATTAACATTGTTTAATCAAGTAACAGGTTTGCAAAATCACGGTTCATTACAGCCAAATGAATTCAGGTTAGAACAGAACTATCCTAACCCATTTAATCCAAACACAAAGATTAAATACACAATTCCAAATGTCAGCCAAAGTGGAGTCGAAGGCTCTAGAGTGCAGCTAAAAGTTTATGATGTATTAGGAAATGAAGTAGCAACTCTAGTTAATGAAACAAAACCTGCAGGAACTTATGAAGTAGAATTTAACGCATCAAATCTTTCAAGCGGCGTTTATTTCTACAAACTTCAATCCGGAAGTTTTGTTGAAACCAGGAAGATGATCTTGCTAAAGTAA
- a CDS encoding OmpA family protein: protein MRSPLIFISIFIVFSFSSYALVQFDLKKKILKKADNELNKTTDKAIDDSFDAIKNAGSDDGDSNNSTKNKNSTQTEKSIDENNTSTESQSAGKQEDLKVYSKFTFVPGSKTIFFDDFSEYEVGDFPESWGTNGSGEIVSTNLYDGNWFSLVRRSGYLPNIKGPLPEQYTIEFDLVTDGYKKGGSNSWLSLAFIPKAKFTKGTAGSYAELKMLLREPGKESLEVSNFGSEAANRVSARIDHKYSDKLNGKIHFSLAVKKQRLQIWMDEEKIVDSPSLLQGKLNNYFIIEVMDVNPDKGQRVMISNFRIAEVEETFESLMKSTGKYSTSGIYFDVNKATVKAQSMGLLKQIGEALKKQSEIKIKIIGHTDSQGDDKSNQTLSEKRAESVKKILNEQFGISNNRMITEGKGESEAIDDNNTLNGRANNRRVEFIKQ, encoded by the coding sequence ATGAGATCACCATTAATATTCATTTCAATTTTTATTGTATTCTCTTTTTCATCATATGCGTTAGTTCAATTTGATTTGAAAAAGAAAATATTAAAAAAAGCTGATAATGAACTAAACAAAACTACGGATAAAGCAATTGATGATTCCTTTGATGCAATTAAAAATGCCGGTAGTGATGACGGAGATTCCAATAATTCAACTAAAAATAAAAATTCTACTCAAACAGAGAAATCAATTGATGAAAATAACACATCAACAGAATCACAAAGTGCAGGGAAGCAGGAAGATTTAAAGGTATATTCAAAGTTTACTTTTGTGCCTGGCAGTAAAACCATTTTCTTTGATGATTTTTCAGAGTATGAAGTTGGTGATTTTCCTGAAAGCTGGGGAACAAATGGAAGCGGTGAAATAGTTTCAACAAATTTATATGATGGCAATTGGTTTTCACTGGTACGCCGTTCTGGTTACCTTCCAAACATTAAGGGTCCATTACCCGAGCAATACACAATTGAATTTGATCTTGTAACCGATGGATATAAAAAAGGCGGATCGAATAGCTGGCTTAGTTTAGCGTTTATTCCTAAAGCAAAATTTACTAAAGGGACTGCCGGATCTTATGCCGAATTGAAAATGCTTTTAAGGGAGCCCGGAAAAGAAAGTCTTGAAGTATCAAACTTTGGATCTGAAGCGGCAAATAGAGTAAGTGCAAGGATTGATCATAAATATTCAGATAAACTGAATGGCAAAATTCACTTCTCATTAGCTGTTAAAAAACAGCGTCTTCAAATCTGGATGGATGAAGAAAAGATTGTTGATTCACCAAGCCTGCTTCAGGGGAAATTGAATAATTATTTCATAATTGAAGTTATGGATGTTAATCCTGATAAGGGGCAAAGAGTGATGATCTCGAATTTTCGGATCGCGGAAGTTGAAGAAACTTTTGAATCACTGATGAAATCAACTGGAAAATACAGCACATCGGGAATTTATTTTGATGTAAACAAAGCTACCGTTAAAGCCCAATCAATGGGATTATTAAAACAGATTGGGGAGGCGTTAAAAAAACAATCTGAGATTAAAATAAAAATTATTGGACACACTGATTCACAGGGTGATGATAAATCAAATCAAACCCTTTCTGAAAAGCGTGCTGAATCTGTTAAAAAAATACTAAATGAACAATTTGGAATTAGTAACAATAGAATGATTACAGAAGGTAAAGGGGAATCAGAGGCTATTGATGATAATAATACTTTAAACGGCAGAGCAAACAACCGAAGAGTTGAATTTATAAAACAGTAA